Proteins from one Neodiprion fabricii isolate iyNeoFabr1 chromosome 5, iyNeoFabr1.1, whole genome shotgun sequence genomic window:
- the LOC124182264 gene encoding small ubiquitin-related modifier-like isoform X1 has translation MSDNQEQKPEAGPGDANSEYIKLKVVGNDSNEIHFRVKMTTQMGKLKKSYSDRVGVPMTSLRFLFDGKRINDDETPKQLEMENDDVIEVYQEQTGGQY, from the exons ATGTCCGATAATCAG GAACAGAAGCCCGAAGCCGGCCCAGGTGACGCGAATTCAGAGTATATCAAACTCAAAGTCGTAGGAAAT GACAGCAATGAAATTCACTTCAGAGTTAAGATGACCACACAAATGGGAAAGCTGAAAAAATCTTACAGCGATCGTGTG GGAGTTCCAATGACATCGCTCAGGTTTCTTTTTGATGGCAAGAGAATTAATGATGACGAAACGCCAAAGCAG ttggaaatggaaaatgaCGATGTCATTGAAGTCTATCAGGAGCAGACGGGTGGTCAGTACTGA
- the LOC124182264 gene encoding small ubiquitin-related modifier-like isoform X2, which translates to MSDNQKPEAGPGDANSEYIKLKVVGNDSNEIHFRVKMTTQMGKLKKSYSDRVGVPMTSLRFLFDGKRINDDETPKQLEMENDDVIEVYQEQTGGQY; encoded by the exons ATGTCCGATAATCAG AAGCCCGAAGCCGGCCCAGGTGACGCGAATTCAGAGTATATCAAACTCAAAGTCGTAGGAAAT GACAGCAATGAAATTCACTTCAGAGTTAAGATGACCACACAAATGGGAAAGCTGAAAAAATCTTACAGCGATCGTGTG GGAGTTCCAATGACATCGCTCAGGTTTCTTTTTGATGGCAAGAGAATTAATGATGACGAAACGCCAAAGCAG ttggaaatggaaaatgaCGATGTCATTGAAGTCTATCAGGAGCAGACGGGTGGTCAGTACTGA